One window of the Camarhynchus parvulus chromosome 2, STF_HiC, whole genome shotgun sequence genome contains the following:
- the LOC115912303 gene encoding uncharacterized protein LOC115912303, with protein MNSASTSESGYSTNHPGPFIYAQPSAQQPYPNPWYLSYSYSPYCVPAPGFRSGNPYFPFYSVALHEYPRFFVPQHPVHTRINRRPYFNAAPPSPMFYHATRFRHYNSPGKKMETKETQTDPRQPESKQKRHQDIRTETKGCDAGNTACVSPGIGTETESTSEKQNSFGSSIVVDREFHNKNPASSTQYRNLPTGSYAFEKEEVRIEYGNGSPAIQLWKSFKETIPLYDVASGKPVPENIVPHDLFSVSSCEGMIYGPREGENMLPGASLDDRKAVVTSKQSAEALQEKDVQNNELKLDAEKMSKSPPGETMAVQITELARSVGVDQPVVIAKKSSTKRSAGSKASQEEPGFIQQAGLLPSSMEVMSDFQQKKLNVSHSATNENQTEKSIWCDKSIEKFAPSSSWLACLDSMDTNYNACLPQRKRRSVISLSSDDMSSGEEGSSTDNAPVSYFVPDYVLQKSMYTLQKSTEGLEQIKSGGSPNAEEVVGKEQVNSLNDQDVNSSNTKVKETSSKGRKLGALSRSSSRKEVDSPNKKATKSLSEVEDSEEYSVKGEEEDEEEEYEEDEDDVIDEIEYFFQEAPPYGILRPSKGNFYQVGQRVLWKPPTNAVPAQLISWPAQEKIKTRSGLVENIGVVYKPKKREQDEVVYSDYGYYGRKRPMTRREGLEHQRMLRKFLRGRLLRENMGIPPEEYWIRSGAKPRFTSQIRGSFSPPARSKEQVCPPLVKAKKKRMGKPPSKRRDTRHEVEEVEMWELPKHSVHKEIADVSWVHSTMQLYEHTENVI; from the exons atgaatagtGCCTCAACTTCAGAAAGTGGATATTCCACAAACCACCCAGGACCCTTTATTTATGCACAGCCATCAGCTCAACAGCCTTATCCAAATCCATGGTACCTCAGCTATTCATACAGTCCATACTGTGTACCTGCTCCAG GCTTCCGAAGTGGAAATCcgtattttccattttattctgtTGCGCTCCATGAGTACCCTAGATTTTTCGTCCCACAGCATCCAGTGCATACAAGAATTAACAGAAGGCCTTATTTTAATGCTGCCCCACCTTCCCCTATGTTTTATCATGCAACAAGATTTAGACATTATAATAGCCCTGGGAAGAAAATGGAGACAAAAGAAACACAGACTGATCCTAGACAGCctgaaagcaagcaaaaaagGCATCAAGATATCCGTACAGAAACGAAAGGTTGTGATGCAGGAAATACAGCCTGTGTTTCTCCTGGTATAGGTACAGAGACTGAAAGTacttcagagaaacaaaattcGTTTGGCTCTTCTATTGTGGTAGACAGAGAGTTTCATAATAAGAACCCTGCCAGCTCTACTCAGTATAGAAATCTTCCTACTGGAAGCTATGCCTTTGAGAAGGAAGAAGTGAGGATAGAATATGGAAATGGCTCTCCAGCTATTCAGCTGTGGAAGTCCTTTAAAGAAACAATCCCATTGTATGACGTGGCAAGTGGTAAACCAGTTCCAGAGAACATAGTGCCACATGACTTGTTTTCTGTTAGCTCATGTGAAGGCATGATATATGGCCCTCGTGAAGGGGAGAATATGCTGCCAGGAGCTTCCTTAGATGACAGAAAAGCTGTTGTCACCTCCAAACAGAGTGCTGAAGCTCTGCAAGAGAAAGATGTGCAAAATAATGAACTGAAGCTGGATGCAGAAAAGATgtcaaaatcccccccaggtGAAACCATGGCAGTGCAAATCACAGAGTTGGCAAGATCTGTTGGTGTAGATCAACCAGTGGTAATAGCTAAGAAATCTAGCACTAAACGGTCTGCAGGATCAAAAGCTTCACAAGAAGAGCCTGGCTTTATTCAACAAGCAGGACTACTTCCATCTAGTATGGAGGTAATGAGTGACtttcagcagaaaaagctgAATGTAAGCCACAGTGCAACCAATGaaaatcagacagaaaaaagtATTTGGTGTGACAAATCAATTGAGAAGTTTGCTCCCTCTAGCAGCTGGCTGGCTTGTTTGGACAGTATGGACACAAACTACAATGCTTGTTTGCCACAAAGGAAGCGTCGAAGTGTAATCAGTCTGTCTTCTGATGACATGTCCTCTGGAGAGGAAGGCTCATCAACTGATAATGCCCCAGTGTCTTATTTTGTGCCTGACTATGTGCTTCAGAAAAGCATGTACACTCTTCAGAAAAGCACAGAGGGCTTAGAGCAAATTAAAAGTGGTGGATCCCCTAATGCAGAGGAAGTGGTAGGAAAGGAGCAGGTGAACAGCCTGAATGACCAAGATGTCAACTCTTCAAACACAAAGGTCAAAGAGACTTCCAGTAAAGGTAGAAAGCTGGGAGCCCTTTCTAGGTCCTCTAGTAGGAAAGAAGTCGATTCTCCCAACAAAAAAGCAACTAAGAGTTTGTCAGAAGTTGAGGACTCTGAAGAATATTCTGtgaagggagaagaggaagatgaagaggaggaaTATGAGGAGGACGAGGATGATGTCATAGATGAAATTGAGTATTTCTTTCAAGAAGCCCCTCCATATGGCATCTTGAGGCCAAGTAAAGGAAATTTCTACCAAGTTGGCCAGAGAGTGCTTTGGAAACCACCTACAAATGCTGTACCAGCACAACTAATTAGCTGGCCTgctcaagagaaaataaaaactaggAGTGGGCTTGTTGAAAACATTGGTGTAGTTTACAAGCCAAAGAAGAGAGAACAAGATGAAGTTGTATACAGTGACTATGGGTATTATGGAAGAAAGAGGCCTATGACAAGAAGAGAAGGACTTGAACACCAGCGAATGCTACGGAAATTCTTGAGAG gAAGGCTGTTAAGAGAGAACATGGGGATACCACCTGAAGAGTACTGGATTAGAAGTGGTGCTAAACCCAGATTTACCAGCCAAATACGTGGTAGTTTCTCACCTCCAGCAAGGAGCAAAGAACAAG TGTGCCCACCTTTGGttaaagcaaagaagaaaagaatgggCAAGCCACCTTCAAAACGCAGAGACACGAGACATGAGGTGGAAGAAGTAGAAATGTGGGAGCTGCCTAAACACAGCGTACACAAAG AAATAGCTGATGTTTCTTGGGTACATTCAACAATGCAGTTATATGAGCACACTGAGAATGTGATATGA